The genomic DNA TTATTTTCACCATACTCCACCACACCATTCAAATTAGTTGTTGCACTGTTGATCGTGGTTTCGATCGTGATGTCGTTGTCTGTGTCATTGCGTAATTGGACTTCGATTGTTTGCTGTTTGTCCGGTTCCATTAATAAATCGAAATATGTTTTTTGTTTATCGATTTGATTTTCGGGAATGACTGGGGTAACCGCAAAATTAAATTCTGATGCAAAAGTTGATTGGACTGGAACCATACTTAGCATCGCAACAATGAGGCTGACAATAAGGATAAATCTTTTTTTCATAATATTTTTAACTCCCTGATAAATTAGATGTTGGCAAGGCTATGACAGAAGCGTTCTATCCCTTCAAAGGTAACCAATATCACTGCGTTGCACCAATTTTTTTGAGGTCAAGACAAAAAGTTCTTTCACTCTTGCCTTAACCAGATTGTTTTATATTAGTTTCCTGGGGCATCTGTTAACGTCCAAGTGAACGTTGTTTGGTAAGCTTTTGCGTATTTTGTCGTTGAGCCTGGTACTTCTAATGCAATACTATTTTTCGCAGTATCCACTGAATTTCCCCAATCCATCAAATACGTTCCAGCACCTTCACCATTTTTCGCACTCATCACTAATGATTCACTACCACTTGGATCTAAGCTGAAAGTTGCAACGCCTGTTGGTTTTGCTGATTGTGAACCAGTCACGACATTACCATTTGATAATGTGATTTTTGCACCTGTCAATTCTTGGTCTTCCGCTGTTTTGAATTGTGCATTTTGTTTTACTTTCAATGTCCAACCTGTTTCAGTTCCGCGGTTGTCAGATACTTGAACAAAGTTTGGTCCTTCTTTTTCAACATCACTTGCATCTTTATATTTTTGTGCTGCAGCATAGTATGTTTGCGTTTTTGACGTGATTTTTTGTTCACCGAAGACTAGACTTGAAGCAAAGTCGATCGATAATGGACCATTTGTACCTGGATTTGGCTTACCATCAGGATTTGTTGGATCAACTGGCGTTACTGGTTGTTCTGGATCAAGTGGATCAACTGGATCAGTCGTCTCTGTATTCGGTACATAATTGATCACACCGTTTGAAGTATATTCCCCACCATCAGCTGCCGCTACGCTAACTGTGCTGAATACTCCGCCTAATAACATTGTTGATAATAAGATCATTTGTGATTTTTTCATTTTTATTTTCTCCATTCTTAATTTCCTGGTGTATCGGATAGATTCCAAGTTAATATTGTTGAATACGTAACTGCATCTTTCGGTGTTTTACCTGGGATGGTCAATGAAACACTTTTCGTAACCACTGAGGATACGTCTTTATTTTTTTGGTCTTTCATTGTGATTGTCTCCACTTTGTCACCCCATGCTTCGATCCATGTGCCAGAACCTGCATCTTGTCCAGCACTTAGAACAATCGATTCTGCACCGTTTGGATCTAAGCTGATTTCAGTGGTCGCAGTCGGTGCAGCCACACCTTCTGCATTTGATTTGACTACCGGATCTTGCAATTTTATTACCGCGCCAGTCAACGTTTTGTTTAATGTGTCATCGTTCTTAAATTGACCGTTTTGACATACTTTCAATGTCCAACCAGCATTATTGCCTCGGTGATCAGATACTTGGACATAATCTGGCGTAACTAGATCCGAAAATGTGCCATCGTCATTTACATAAGTCTGTGCTTTAGCATAATAGGTTTCTGTTTTATTCGATATCTTATTCATGCCGAAATCAAAA from Enterococcus mundtii includes the following:
- a CDS encoding WxL domain-containing protein codes for the protein MKKTVSGLMIISLLTGVTGTVQAVDQAKYTSNGTVNFIPDTEPTDPVNPIDPDPDKPVHPTNPDGTDPEPGTKGPLSIDFASSFDFGMNKISNKTETYYAKAQTYVNDDGTFSDLVTPDYVQVSDHRGNNAGWTLKVCQNGQFKNDDTLNKTLTGAVIKLQDPVVKSNAEGVAAPTATTEISLDPNGAESIVLSAGQDAGSGTWIEAWGDKVETITMKDQKNKDVSSVVTKSVSLTIPGKTPKDAVTYSTILTWNLSDTPGN
- a CDS encoding WxL domain-containing protein, producing MKKSQMILLSTMLLGGVFSTVSVAAADGGEYTSNGVINYVPNTETTDPVDPLDPEQPVTPVDPTNPDGKPNPGTNGPLSIDFASSLVFGEQKITSKTQTYYAAAQKYKDASDVEKEGPNFVQVSDNRGTETGWTLKVKQNAQFKTAEDQELTGAKITLSNGNVVTGSQSAKPTGVATFSLDPSGSESLVMSAKNGEGAGTYLMDWGNSVDTAKNSIALEVPGSTTKYAKAYQTTFTWTLTDAPGN